In Cydia amplana chromosome 25, ilCydAmpl1.1, whole genome shotgun sequence, one genomic interval encodes:
- the LOC134659905 gene encoding zinc finger protein 107-like: protein MLIPMSLERENFEIKVEPGWEELGAALAMYTDHETEKLDPQTGHLEEIKLEPGWTIEDSKINESVAGAGLYVDHIVKEEIVLGPEVIERPKVPLPYPEYSAACSHTVPLWPKSNNQERFYKCHACRKTFDLEDSLTRHIFAVHAKNEIPKINKMHVCKICCQIFLSKNGLTEHLMIHFKSSRNLKENVFVNKRRNTGILRRDKIIPLNTLTNNTYMRSPSYNSTPPGSEYVNFECKYDKTASTEDEDCCSPNIKPYTCHACQESFVLEKSFDKHMLDIHAEPKFQEELTIVQALSGSRGKAPYNCQKCHKTFDSVESLTRHRFAIHTKREPGTPEIQQLSLTTSNNLVVTSGKNRMRPCYFCYQWFEDRDDLMKHGISHRICQ, encoded by the exons ATGCTAATACCAATGTCATTGGAACGTGAGAATTTTGAGATTAAGGTGGAACCTGGTTGGGAGGAGCTCGGGGCTGCCCTGGCCATGTACACGGACCATGAAACAGAGAAACTGGACCCACAGACCGGCCATTTAGAGGAGATAAAGCTTGAGCCTGGTTGGACAATCGAGGACAGCAAGATTAACGAGAGTGTTGCGGGGGCCGGCCTGTACGTAGACCACATTGTTAAGGAGGAGATTGTGCTGGGCCCTGAGGTGATAGAGCGGCCTAAAGTACCCTTACCTTACCCAG AATACAGTGCAGCTTGTAGCCACACAGTGCCGTTGTGGCCTAAATCCAATAATCAAGAGAGATTTTATAAGTGCCATGCATGTCGGAAAACATTTGACCTAGAAGATAGTCTAACAAGGCATATTTTTGCAGTTCATGCTAAAAACGAAATAcccaaaattaataaaatgcacGTTTGCAAGATTTGTTGCCAAATTTTTCTATCTAAAAATGGTTTGACGGAACATTTGATGATTCACTTTAAAAGTTCCAGAAACCTAAAGGAAAATGTTTTTGTTAACAAAAGACGTAATACGGGTATATTGAGGCGAGACAAAATTATTCCGCTTAACACTTTGACCAACAACACATATATGCGTTCACCGTCATACAATAGcacgccccctggcagtgaatatgtTAATTTTGAATGTAAATATGATAAGACAGCATCCACAGAAGATGAAGATTGCTGTTCACCCAATATAAAGCCATACACATGTCACGCATGTCAGGAAAGTTTCGTCCTAGAAAAGTCCTTTGATAAGCATATGTTAGATATTCATGCGGAACCTAAATTTCAAGAAGAACTTACTATTGTACAAGCTCTATCTGGCTCACGCGGTAAGGCACCATACAATTgtcaaaaatgtcataaaacattTGACTCGGTAGAGAGTCTCACAAGGCATAGGTTTGCTATCCACACAAAACGTGAACCCGGCACACCCGAAAttcaacaattaagtttaaccaccagtaacaacttggtggtaacaaGTGGCAAAAACCGAATGCGTCCCTGCTATTTTTGCTATCAATGGTTTGAAGATAGAGATGATTTAATGAAACATGGAATTTCACATAGAATTTGCCAGTGA
- the LOC134659693 gene encoding V-type proton ATPase subunit S1 encodes MAFSLVFTLLALSAVSYATNVPVYLWGDLAKTSLKASPLYTVEPEEFSGILKEELSRDPFTVIFIEETLSVEDFSRKNAEGKTSFPFLRANVRNSAYLPSVENALGALNKLADPEKVNHVKLTENGLSAEIEPESGKFLFINLKDAKEGESRFDLLRRHNDFMEDMFSKLQERYETVVAIYTAHFPSWTVSHSRARRQAQSNETQSDSSTLMFDGLLLAYKSMRLIDDNDETVLTAITGSSVIDANATTPTQNSTLTSGENTIVLYFTQEPGYWILQKASWSNSTDSKDLTPAQDLTVPLGFSYRCAQNVSFTHVNDSKHFTLTFTDLKIQPFFTSNSSGLVFGDSLNCVGFFTAPIWASLFVTFILLSIMFFGIMMMMDIRTMDRFDDPKGKTITINAAE; translated from the exons ATGGCGTTTAGCTTAGTGTTCACGTTGTTAGCCCTTAGCGCGGTAAGTTACGCGACCAATGTGCCAGTGTACCTATGGGGTGATCTGGCCAAGACTTCGTTAAAAGCGAGCCCCTTATACACCGTGGAACCCGAAGAATTCAGTGGTATTCTGAAGGAGGAACTGTCCAGGGACCCTTTCACGGTGATATTCATCGAAGAAACGTTGTCTGTTGAAGATTTTTCACGTAAGAACGCCGAAGGTAAAACCTCGTTCCCGTTTCTGAGGGCCAACGTCCGTAATTCGGCTTATTTGCCGTCGGTGGAGAACGCGCTAGGCGCGCTGAACAAGCTCGCCGATCCCGAGAAAGTGAATCACGTGAAGCTTACCGAGAATGGTCTGTCTGCTGAAATCGAGCCAGAAAGTGGTAAATTCTTATTTATCAACCTTAAGGACGCTAAAGAGGGGGAATCACGCTTTGACCTGCTGCGCCGCCACAATGACTTCATGGAAGATATGTTCAGCAAGCTTCAGGAGCGTTACGAGACAGTTGTGGCTATTTACACTGCTCACTTCCCGTCTTGGACGGTGAGCCACTCCCGCGCCCGTCGCCAGGCTCAAAGCAACGAGACCCAGAGCGATAGCTCCACATTGATGTTCGACGGGCTGCTCCTGGCCTACAAAAGCATGAGACtgattgatgataatgatgagaCTGTGTTGACGGCCATCACTGGGTCTTCCGTCATTGATGCTAATGCTACGACACCTACGCAGAACTCCACCCTCACTTCGGGAGAGAACACCATTGTACTCTACTTCACACAGGAGCCGGGATATTGGATTTTGC AAAAGGCCTCCTGGTCCAACAGCACCGACTCCAAGGATCTAACACCAGCCCAGGACCTGACGGTGCCGCTGGGCTTCAGCTACCGCTGCGCGCAGAACGTCTCCTTCACGCACGTCAACGACTCCAAGCATTTCACCCTGACCTTCACCGATCTGAAG ATTCAGCCGTTCTTCACCAGCAACTCCTCCGGACTCGTGTTCGGAGACTCGCTCAACTGCGTCGGGTTCTTCACGGCCCCCATCTGGGCCTCCCTCTTCGTCACCTTCATACTCCTCTCCATAATGTTCTTCGGcatcatgatgatgatggacATTCGCACCATGGACCGCTTCGACGACCCCAAGGGCAAGACCATCACCATCAATGCGGCTGAGTAA